From the Candidatus Palauibacter soopunensis genome, one window contains:
- a CDS encoding TrbG/VirB9 family P-type conjugative transfer protein, which yields MKATPTAAILLGIVVVLLTLLLAVVPCEAAAQQESADAAYLRVPVPEEGEERIPRLRARVRHTTVIVLPAGERILDFVAGDSEYWHLTGAANVAYLKPLAEDAATNVALVCESGRIYSFLVSESGEKPPHLVVRVETGAEAEAAFGAPGFVARSEVSVYREMAAEAVEAVGVAREEAEEGIAEARGWAEAEIEAFRAAYPERLRFEYRLDRDASERPFRVEAMWHDGEFTYLRSHAQESPALYEFRDGEPSLVAFDLTEDGLYVARRVLGDGWLQIGDKQARWRFEPRESSK from the coding sequence ATGAAAGCAACTCCGACCGCGGCGATCCTGCTGGGGATCGTCGTCGTGCTGCTGACACTGCTTCTGGCTGTGGTTCCCTGCGAGGCCGCCGCGCAGCAAGAGAGCGCCGATGCCGCCTACCTGCGCGTGCCCGTGCCGGAGGAAGGCGAAGAGCGGATCCCCCGGCTCCGCGCACGCGTGCGGCATACCACGGTCATCGTGCTTCCGGCCGGGGAGCGGATCCTCGACTTCGTGGCCGGCGACTCCGAGTACTGGCACCTGACCGGCGCGGCGAACGTGGCATACCTGAAACCGCTTGCCGAGGACGCGGCGACCAATGTGGCGCTCGTCTGCGAGTCCGGACGCATCTACTCGTTCCTCGTATCGGAGAGCGGCGAGAAGCCGCCCCACCTGGTCGTCCGCGTCGAGACGGGTGCGGAGGCGGAGGCCGCGTTCGGCGCTCCCGGGTTCGTCGCCCGGAGCGAAGTCTCCGTCTATCGCGAGATGGCCGCCGAAGCTGTCGAGGCCGTGGGGGTGGCCCGCGAGGAGGCCGAGGAGGGGATCGCCGAGGCGCGCGGCTGGGCCGAAGCGGAGATCGAGGCGTTCCGCGCCGCCTACCCCGAACGGCTCCGGTTCGAGTACCGGCTGGACCGTGACGCGTCCGAGCGTCCGTTCCGGGTCGAGGCGATGTGGCACGACGGGGAGTTCACCTATCTCCGCTCTCACGCGCAGGAGTCGCCGGCGCTCTACGAATTCCGGGACGGCGAACCGAGCCTGGTCGCGTTCGATCTCACCGAGGACGGCCTCTACGTCGCCCGCCGCGTGCTGGGCGACGGCTGGCTCCAGATCGGCGACAAGCAGGCGCGGTGGCGGTTCGAGCCCCGGGAGAGCTCGAAATGA